In a single window of the Dryobates pubescens isolate bDryPub1 chromosome Z, bDryPub1.pri, whole genome shotgun sequence genome:
- the LOC104309714 gene encoding T-cell activation Rho GTPase-activating protein-like yields the protein MASHLDLLDLLQERGPSTEGIFRLGANERAARQLREALDSVQEVPLQSQPAHLLAATLKDFLRNLPSKLLQEELYGEWMAALHKSSRQEKLEALREVASKLPVANLLLLKSLLSLLGNISRNVATSRMSANNLAICVGPNLLSPAKEHALPLDVLLQVTGQVTGLVEFLIEHHKELFGKNTGGLGRLPEQETPAPEGDCGTSEVPPVTPESQKVKSSSGQRRCPFIFCCLESQDDL from the exons ATGGCCTCGCACCTG gacctgctggaTCTCCTCCAGGAGCGGGGACCCTCCACGGAGGGCATCTTCAGGCTGGGAGCCAATGAGCGTGCTGCTCGGCAGCTGCGGGAGGCCCTGGACAGTGTGCAGGAGGTGCCCCTGCAAAGCCAGCCTGCACATCTGCTGGCTGCCACCTTGAAG GACTTCCTCCGCAACCTGCCCTCTAAGCTCCTCCAGGAAGAGCTCTATGGAGAGTGGATGGCTGCCCTGCacaagagcagcaggcaggagaagctggaggcaCTGAGAGA GGTGGCCAGCAAGCTTCCTGTGGCCAACTTGCTGCTCCTCAAGAGCTTGCTGTCTCTGCTGGGCAACATCAGCAGGAATGTGGCCACCAGCAGAATGAGTGCCAACAACCTGGCCATCTGTGTGGGGCCAaacctgctgagcccagccaaggAGCACGCTCTGcccctggatgtgctgctgcaggtgacaggCCAG GTAACAGGGCTGGTGGAGTTCCTCATAGAGCACCACAAGGAACTCTTTGGCAAGAACACTGGTGGTCTTGGGAGactcccagagcaggagacacCAGCACCAGAGGGAGACTGTGGAACATCAGAG GTGcctcctgtcactccagaaAGCCAAAAGGTGAAGAGCTCATCTGGGCAGAGAAG